One stretch of Arachis duranensis cultivar V14167 chromosome 1, aradu.V14167.gnm2.J7QH, whole genome shotgun sequence DNA includes these proteins:
- the LOC107484260 gene encoding uncharacterized protein LOC107484260: MVGIGVPIWVQCGDTGNPCRCKVVGPTVGFLAFAAAAVVEWPVGALIYCFRHMKGRKIMAHPATVVYPSVTNAIPI; encoded by the coding sequence ATGGTTGGAATAGGGGTTCCAATATGGGTACAATGTGGTGACACTGGCAACCCTTGCCGGTGCAAGGTGGTGGGCCCAACGGTGGGGTTCCTGGCGTTTGCTGCGGCGGCGGTAGTGGAGTGGCCGGTGGGTGCTCTGATCTATTGTTTCCGCCACATGAAGGGCCGCAAAATCATGGCTCATCCTGCCACCGTGGTCTATCCTTCAGTCACTAATGCTATTCCAATTTAA